The segment CAAGAACCGGTGAGAGGCGGGGAAGTACCCTGGCCCCACATAACTGTGGGGTTGGGAAAAGAATAGACTGGGGTCAAGTTTCGAGATGCTAAGAAGACAGACTCTTGATCACCTTGCaagcagttttttttctttttcttttgctttgttctttcagTTACCGATGTAGCTGTAAATCTGTAAATCTAGAAGGAATTTGTTCGGTAGCTGGTAGCTTGGGGCAGCCATGATTTTCATACAAATTTCTCCATCTCACTGAGGATGGCAAAGACTATCAGGGCCTTCATTTTGACAGCCCCAGGGAAGCAGTCACTCTAGTCTTTTGCTCCCTGCTTCTCTTTCACAGCATCTCAGGACTTGGAACTTGGGATAcccccaggtgtgtgtgtgtgtgtgtgtgtgtgtgtgtgtgtgtgtgtgtgtgtgtgtgtggtttgtccAGACAGGGtgtctccatgtagccctggctatcttagaactcaattggtagaccagactagctccaaactcagagatccgcctgcttctgcctcccaagtgctgggattaaaggcatatgctaccacaccCAACGGGTCCTCCAAGTTTTTAATCTGGAAGTTGGTGAAACTCTGACCTGCTGGGTGAAGTTTTTATTTTAGAACATGAACACTGAGTTATTCTTGCTGGACCCAAGCTCAATGGGTAGATTTCTCAATGGATGCCTGCAGGGATTGTGTCTATCGGTTGTGGCCTTCAGAGACTGGACAAACTGCGTTTGAATCTAAAAGCACCAGCTCCATTGTTTAATGCACATAACAGGACTGTCAAAAGTATGGCTgtttgttaaaacaaaacaaaacaaaacaaaacaaaacaaaagtttatcATCAGGTATGCAGGTGCTATAGAAATGACAACTTTGGCACACACCTCCCTCTTTCTGATGTCAAGTTGGTGTGGTACCCGCCAGATCTTGAACAGTGGTGATGACCTgttattgctgttgctgttgctgttgctctgTTCGCCTCTGCTCCTCTATCTGACACCTCTCTTATTTCTTTCAGCTTGGATTCCTCAGCACCATCACAGCTCAACCAGAACAAAAGACTCTGAGTCTCCCTGGCACCTACCGCCATGTTGACCGTACCACTGGCCAGGTGCTAACCTGCGACAAGTGCCCAGCAGGAACGTACGTCTCCGAGCACTGTACCAACATGAGCCTGCGAGTCTGCAGCAGCTGCCCCGCGGGGACCTTTACCAGGCACGAGAACGGCATAGAGAGATGCCATGACTGTAGTCAGCCATGTCCATGGCCGATGATTGAGAGATTACCTTGTGCTGCCTTGACTGACCGAGAGTGCATCTGCCCACCTGGAATGTATCAGTCTAATGGTACCTGCGCTCCCCATACAGTGTGCCCCGTGGGCTGGGGTGTGCGGAAGAAAGGGACAGAGAATGAAGATGTGCGCTGTAAGCAGTGCGCTCGGGGTACCTTCTCTGACGTGCCTTCCAGTGTGATGAAGTGTAAAGCTCACACGGACTGTCTGGGTCAGAACCTGGAGGTGGTCAAGCCAGGGACCAAGGAGACAGACAACGTCTGTGGCATGCGCCTGTTCTTCTCCAGCACAAACCCACCTTCCTCTGGCACAGTTACCTTTTCTCACCCTGAGCATATGGAATCCCACGATGTCCCTTCCTCCACCTATGAGCCCCAAGGTAACTCAACCCCACGAATTGCTTGCTTGAGGAAGGCTTTGAGCCCAGTAGAGTGAGCTGCTAACCAAAGATGTTCTCTTCACTTTGCTAAATCTAAAAAATCATCCCTTGGAGGAGGGAACCTTCATTTTTTGTGTGGCTAATTAAATTTGGCTTCTTTGGACTTAATAGAAATATTGCAACTCAGAGGGTTTCTATTAGGAGACAACAGATATCTAGAAAGTAGGTTACATCAAACTGGCAAATAAAGAACTTCGAGAAATAAGGACAGTGTGTGACCTTATGTAAATCACTTAACCGACTCAGTGCTGGGCCTGAATGAGTGAGTTGAGTGATTTTAGTTGTTTAAGGTTCCTTTCAGATTAAAAAAAGTTATGTAAAATGGAGCTAATCGTGTGTAGATGGAGCCAGAAGAAGAGACAGCAAGGGAGAGCTTGTCATTATgtctggaaggaagggaggaatgtTGACTCCAAGGtaggacaaaaaaagaaaagtttaaatctGAGTAAAGGTAGCCAGCCCTCGAATCTggaaaaaaatgacaatttttttttttttttttttttattcagcttGAGTTCATGGCCTTTATCCACGTCTGTCACATTCCCGTCAACACTCAGGCAGAAGTTCAAAATTTGCTAGATCCTCTTTCATTTCACTTAGTTCCCATGAGATATGGCCAACTTAAATTGTGTCTGCTAGCACACTGTCGTGTGTGACGATGTCTGGCCTTCACGTGCAGGGAACGATTTCTCATGCCCGCCATTTTGAAATGAAGAGACAGGTATGAGTAGCTCCAGTGGCTGACACAAGTCAGGCTCTGTCTCAGGTTCCATCCCTCACACTCTTTTTGTGAGGGCTTTGTGGAAATGTCACAGAAAGCAGTTCACAGAGCCAGCCCCAGCCCTGTGTGAGCTTGGAGATGGCTCCTGAGAGAGTCCAGCCTTACTCTATTGACTGACCTGTTGCACAGGGTTGGCGTGGAGTCCGAGCCCTTTCCTTTATCTTTGCCATGGGCTCTGTTTCATCACTGAGTCATGAAaggtgagggaggaagagagcaagCAAAGGAATTTAATTGAAATGAGTTCTCTGCACAAGCCAATCAATGAAGGGCTACTAGTGGCAGATAGACATTTGTCCACGTAGAACTTGAAAATCGAGGGGAAGCTGTTTAAGAGAGCTCAAATATTGGTTTCCCCAAAGATGCCCATGTTCTGGGCACAGAAACAGAGTTTAGCTAttcatatttttatcttttatataaaGATGCTGTTAGGACCTTTATGAAAATGggcaaaataatatttaatcttAGCTCCAACAATCATCTCTTTCTTGATTATCCGCCCTCACTTGGAGGTgacaagggacaggagagaatgtGTAGATGCCCAAATATGGAAAAGCTCTTCCCCCCttccttactcttttttttctaggCATGAACTCAACAGATTCCAACTCTACTGCCTCTGTTAGAACTAAGGTACCAAGTGGCATCGAGGAAGGGACAGTGCCTGACAATACGAGCTCAACCAGTGGGAAGGAAGGCACTAATAGGACCCTGCCAAACCCACCACAAGTTACCCACCAGCAAGCCCCCCACCACAGACACATTCTGAAGCTGCTGCCATCGTCCATGGAGGCCACGGGTGAGAAGTCCAGCACAGCCATCAAGGCCCCCAAGAGGGGTCACCCCAGACAGAACGCTCACAAGCATTTCGACATCAACGAGCACTTGCCTTGGATGATCGTCCTCTTCCTTCTGCTGGTCCTGGTGCTGATAGTGGTGTGCAGTATCCGAAAGAGCTCCAGGACTCTCAAAAAGGGGCCCCGGCAGGATCCCAGCGCCATAGTGGAAAAGGCGGGGCTGAAGAAGTCCCTGACTCCCACCCAGAACCGGGAGAAATGGATCTACTACCGCAACGGCCATGGTGAGTTTCTTCCGCTTCCTCTCTGCGTGCAGAGCGCGCGTCCTCATTCCTGGTCTCTCAAGGGGTGGGGAATCTGTAGCTTGTGGAGTCCCTTTTCCTCACCAAGGACTTTCCAGGATCTAGCAGGTTCTAGAACATGATTCTAATCATCTATTACAAATGGTGCAATTCAGATAGGATCACCTCTTTCCATTTCCCTCCGTTGCACCATTGAAACTGGAAAAGGTTGCTGAATCAGGGACCTACCTGCAAGTCACTGTGAGGGACTTCTATGTTTTAACTGTGTTCTTTAGCAAAGGCTGGAATTTAATCCAGCGAGGTTTCACTCAAACAAGAGACTAATTGTTCAGGACTCATGGCACCAGACTTCACATCTCTTACTACTgcaactctttcttctttctgttttaaaaaacaaacaaacccaaacaaatactatttgtgtatgtgcatgtgtgcatgcatgcatgcatgttcgAACATGctctcatgtggaggtcagaggacaacttttgggagtcagttctcttttctAACTGTGCgctccagagatcaaactcaggcttgtGTAGCAAAGAGCTTTTAGCACAcggagctatcttgccagcccacaCTTCCCTTTTCTGTTGCAGGGctgaggaaaaaagaaatgggagTTCAAGACTAAATTGCTATAAGTTAGCTGGGCTGCAAGGCTTAGATGTGAATCTTGCTTTTGGCTTtgtatcttcacacacacacacacacacacacacacacacacacacacacacacacacacacctctccctcTTAAATGTTTAGAATCTCACCCAATCCAGGACACAGAAATATCTGTTAAGTGATGGATATACACCATAAGAGGTTCGTCTTCATCTGAGGCCGTGCCTCTCACTTAGTAGCCTCTGTGTGTTGATAGAGGCTGAAATATTTtggtcttttctcttttaagGGCAAAAATAGCTTACAGTACTTATTTgtctctgtgctcagtctgacATGAAGGCAGCAATTTTGTTCCCCGCTGTGGCTGTAACTTCCTTTCCTGAGTGAAGGCAGGCTCTGGAAATCCCATTCAAATGTTTCCTTTCCCATTTACAGATAAAGGTGTATGCTCACCTTCCGACAAACTGGTTTTGAAAGTGCGTATACTCTTTGGGACAGGAATTCTATTTTGGGACTCTATCACTGAGGTAGAAAcagatgttttttttaaaagcaagcacAGTGAACATAAACGCTCTTTTGTGGGGAGAGGAGACAAAATCTGACTCTGTAGCCAGgcgggccttgaacttgtgagtcTTCATGTCAGCATCTttagtgttgggattagaggtatgGGACGGCAAGCCTGGCTAACCTTATAGCTATTTAACTTAGCCTTGTAAATCATAAACATTGCAAACAAATAAAGTAGCAATTCTAGGGGAATAGCTGAGCAAATGCTGAACTGTGCATGTATAATGGGATATTTCCACCCAGTCCAAAGGGTCATTTATATCGCATAAAAGGAACGGACAGAGCTACATAGTTTGCCACAGTCTCGACTCTTTTAAACCTTCAGAGGTTGGAAGGAAAGATGCCAGCATGAAGAACAGTCCCAGTGTGGTAGGATTTTGTCCTTTTACCCCTCTTCTTGTTAGTACCCCACAAATGGTACACGTTTTGTATAATAAAACCATTACAGGAAGTTGCAGAGGAACGTTAAAACCCAACTTATTTTGCCTTCCTTAATGACTTGGGAGACTGCTCAGCTGGATGCTGGGGCAGCACTCTGCCTGGTTCAGACTCCCAGAACTATCCAATTTCTGATGTGACAGCCTCAAATTGTCTCCTGTGAGTGTGTTGTGCTGTCTTCATAGCTGTCCCGGGATGCCTATGGCTCTTGGGCTGCTGGTTGGCCATATCTTGTTGATAGCCTGTGTTGACCCTCTAGAATCCTCTGGAAATCTGGTGGCTAGAAAGCCTCACCATCAACCCTCTGcctttctaataaaaaaaattttaaaaccttcCTATGGCAACATAATTCTAACTTAGAACTTGTGAGGAGAGGAGGGTAAACAATACCTGTATTCCTGTTGTCAGGTTGGTCTTATTCTTATTGCTGTGGTTGTTCTGAGATAGTTAGTGTCTTACGCAGcgcaggctgccctcaaattcacCACGTAGCCAAAGCTGCCCTTGAAttccttatcctcctgcctccgactCCCTAATGCTAGAATTacacacatgtgccaccactcccgccTTCAGATTTTACTCATTGTCATCTGTTCTTTGCTTCTGAAGCCATATAGTAATTTTACACAATAGAGATTGGATTACAGAATAATGTGTTATAtttaatggcatgtatatataatacatgccATACTTATATACACATTTACTCAATAGACAAAATAAACTTCCCAAATTGTTTCATGGGCTTTTACCctttaataaattaatatatttcctAACAACAAAGATATTctctttgtaaaatattttgtagTTCCCAACCTCAGTAAACTGAAAGTTGGGACAATACTTTGTTGTATACATTGCTCCTTTTGTTGGCCTGGTGTCCAAGTTTGCTTCCAGTTGTTATGATAAGCAAAAGAAACCTGGAGGTAGGGGAAgagtttatctggcttacacttgCATGTCAGagttcatcatggagggaagttagggcaggaactcagataggatcttggaggcaggaactgaagcagaggccctggaggagCATTGCTCACTGCCTTGCTCCCCGTGAATCCcctgattgatttttttaaacagtccACCCAGAGGTAACACCATCCACAAAGGGccgggccctcccatatcaatcaagaAAGCGCCTCACAGACTTTCCTATGGGCCAATTCAATGGagacatttttcttaattaaggttCTCTCTTGGTAACTGACTctcttgtgtcaggttgacaaagaaacaacaacaacaaccccactAAAATACCCTCAAGAAACAAACAGCTAACATATCCAGTTAGGCCCTTGACAGAAagaacatttgtttttgttttttgttttttgttttttgtttttttcgagacagggttt is part of the Mus musculus strain C57BL/6J chromosome 17, GRCm38.p6 C57BL/6J genome and harbors:
- the Tnfrsf21 gene encoding tumor necrosis factor receptor superfamily member 21 precursor gives rise to the protein MGTRASSITALASCSRTAGQVGATMVAGSLLLLGFLSTITAQPEQKTLSLPGTYRHVDRTTGQVLTCDKCPAGTYVSEHCTNMSLRVCSSCPAGTFTRHENGIERCHDCSQPCPWPMIERLPCAALTDRECICPPGMYQSNGTCAPHTVCPVGWGVRKKGTENEDVRCKQCARGTFSDVPSSVMKCKAHTDCLGQNLEVVKPGTKETDNVCGMRLFFSSTNPPSSGTVTFSHPEHMESHDVPSSTYEPQGMNSTDSNSTASVRTKVPSGIEEGTVPDNTSSTSGKEGTNRTLPNPPQVTHQQAPHHRHILKLLPSSMEATGEKSSTAIKAPKRGHPRQNAHKHFDINEHLPWMIVLFLLLVLVLIVVCSIRKSSRTLKKGPRQDPSAIVEKAGLKKSLTPTQNREKWIYYRNGHGIDILKLVAAQVGSQWKDIYQFLCNASEREVAAFSNGYTADHERAYAALQHWTIRGPEASLAQLISALRQHRRNDVVEKIRGLMEDTTQLETDKLALPMSPSPLSPSPMPSPNVKLENSTLLTVEPSPLDKNKCFFVDESEPLLRCDSTSSGSSALSRNGSFITKEKKDTVLRQVRLDPCDLQPIFDDMLHILNPEELRVIEEIPQAEDKLDRLFEIIGVKSQEASQTLLDSVYSHLPDLL